From Triticum aestivum cultivar Chinese Spring chromosome 7B, IWGSC CS RefSeq v2.1, whole genome shotgun sequence:
AAGTTATCATTTCCATTGGGTGAGTCTTCTCCAAAATAAATTCATAAAAAGAGAATACAGTAGCCGGACTTCTTTCGAAGCAATGAGCTTAAGTGGTGCCTCTAGGTCTTTCTATACAAAAAATTACATGAAACTATTAAATGTTAACTCTTGGGCCTTATACGTACCACAAGCAGAAACATATTGACATTTCCCAAGAATGGAAATAATAATGGAAGACAGAGCTTTTAAGCCTTTTTGCATCATTGGATCCAAGACGTGACACATTTGACAGATCAAAAATATGCATGCTGGTTGAAAAGTTATATCCTGCAGATTTTTCTTCTCAAGAAAGAGCTCAATTAGAGTGTCAGCTACCACATCTTCAACTTGACACATGCAACCATCCAGAGCTGAAAATGTTACCATCACTTGCAGCTTTGGCACATGGACTGGTCAAAACAGGTAAATCATCTATGTATACAATGGCCGACAAGTTATTACGAGTTGTAATGACACTCCTGGTGTCGACTGCAACAGCAGAGAGAGCATTTTCAGCTATGAGAATTGTCAAGACTCATCTTCGAAGTAAAATGGGTGATGACTTTCTTCGACATTGTATGATAATCTACATCGAGAAGGAGCTTGCGTCAAAGTTTAATTCTGATGAAATTATAGACATGTTTGATCTTCTTGGTGCTCGGAAAGCCAATTTTAAGCTAATAGAAATGTAAGtttttacattttttgattgaccatATGGTCTATACTGAACCATGAATAATTATTATCATCTTTGCAATGCTAGATATTTGTCTTTGCATTTTGTGTTTTGCCCAGTCCGCCCCCCCCCAACCttcaatcctggctccgcccctgatcACACCTTTCTCAACACCACACACATCCTTGTATTTCTTTTCTCTCTTCTTCACAGACGGTATTTCTTGTTTCTTGAACATCTTGGCCTGACTtcatactcacaaagcataaacaatTATCTTAGTGATGTTGGACAGAGGATGCAATTATTTAGTTCGAATTTACATGTTCCTCTCGCCCTAATCTGAAACACTGTTGAACTTATTTATTGGGAAGTGTTTTATTTTTTAGATAAAAGGCCCTTGTCACATTTTGATTCCAGGAAGTCATAAGGCCCGAAATGTGCAACTGAAATCGAAGATAACTTCCGTCCGTTTATTCGATGCCCTCTTTCTCGTGAGCTGTGGTATGCTATGGCAGAAGTCTGGGTCCTGCTGGAGATTAATGAGATTGAAAACATGTGCAAAGAGTGGTCATTGCATGCACTTGAACCCCTCCCAGACATCGAACGCGCCATGCTGCTGATGACCTTATGGCGCTGTCGACACATCCGCAGAGGAGTTGTTCATCACAAACCGCCACCTCCAGTGGAAGCATCTAAAAGATTTCTTGTAAGCTACCTGGACTCTATCATTGGGCTCAAAACTGAATTGTGTGATGATCCTTGCAAAGGTAAATCTATCATCACGTATCAGCAAACAGTGAGAACAACAATGACATCAGGTGGATAGATGGAGTTCGCCCCATGTTGGGTAGGTGAAATTAAACACTGACGGGTCCTATAGGCGAAGATGGTGCCGCTGGAGCGGGAATGATCTTATGGAATGATAATGGTGCTATCATTTTTTCGCCCTATAGGGCAAGGTTTTCATGTGGAGAAGCATTGGAAGCGGAACTCTGCACGTGTATGGAAGGACTCTTATTTTCAATCCAGAGAAGTGAATTGCCTGGAGCGATAATGATcttacggaatgacaatggtgctATCATTTTTTCGGCCTGTAGGGCATTGTTTCATGTGGAGAAGCATTGGAAGCAGAACTCTGCGCGTGTATGGAAGGACTCTTATTTTCAATCCAAAGAGGTGAATTGCCAATTATTGTGGAGATTGACTCCATGGTTGTTGTGAAGCTGATTCAGTCGCATGAGATAGGCAGATCTTTATACTCTTCCATTGTAAGAAAGATTAGCCACTTGACGAGCCTTCGTAGAACTTGTATTACTCTTGTTAACCGCACTCAAAATAAGGTTAGTGATAGTTTAACTAAGCTTGCAAGGGTTGAAGGAAGAACTATGACTTGGATTGGTTCAGGACCTTCAGCTTCTTTAGACCTAGCTCATGCAGATTGTAATGACCATGATatttgagtaatacaagtttttACCCGCAAAAATAAGTGAAAAAATGAGAGGTAACCTATGCACAAGAACATGAGTTTAGGAGCGAATCAACTTGTTATTGGATGGTCAGGAGGACAGCGGTATCCCCTGCACACCAGAGTTCAAGTCCCAGACTTGACATTGATGCTCATATTTTctcatcaatctcaagatgatgtgtcgtctcagtctctcggaggtgctcagaGGGGTAGGATGTGCGTTTATGTGTTCCTAGGGCTGAGTGTATGTTTGCTTTACCACATGGGCACCGGAGAAGAACAACATCATCACAGTTCGTTCCGCATATCGGTTTGCCATGGACGAGCGCGAGCGTCCGTTGGCCACCACCATGAGCAGGGCACCGGATGGTCGTCGCGCCATCTAGAAGACcatatgggggtgccctgctccccTGAAGGTACACGTGTTTGCTTGGTGGATTGTGACAAACTCTCTAGCTACTTGGGCAAATAAATTCTCACGTCATCTTGAGCTTTCTGACATATGCCCCATTTGTGGTGTGGAACGAGAGGATGTGTTCCATGCAATGTGCAGGTGCCCCCTTGCGAAGGAACTTTGGCATGTCATGGCGCTGGATTGGGTCATCCCGAGGGTTGAATCGGTTCGCAACACAGGGCCAGAATGGCTGTTCACCCTCCTTGAGACTTTGGACAAGACGACGCGTATGATCGTACCGATGATCATGTGAAGGACTTGACACGTGCGGAATGAGACCACACATGAAAAACGGCCACCTCCAACTGAGTCCTCTCAGAGGTTCCTACATGGATATATCAACTCTTTATTATGCCACAAGTAGTACCCCAATGGTGATGTTGTGAAGGGGAAAATGGTGATCAATGATGCACCACCAGCACATACAACCAGCGCCCTAGCTAAAGAAGAACTGAGCTGGGTCGCTCCTGCTACAGGATGGACCAAGTTGAACACGGACGGAAGCTTCATACCGGCTACAGGTATGGCAGGAGGTGGGATGATACTCCGGGACACTCAGGGAATCATCATATTTAGTGCTTGCTGTGAACTTCGTACTTTTGGTAACGCGCTGGGCTCCGAGCTCGCGGCGTgtagggaggggctggagctagccCTCCACCGGACGACCCTGCCAATTTTGGTAGAACTAGATAGTTTCGAGGCAGTGTCGTTGATCATAGCAAAATCCGATGATAGATCAGTACATCGCTTTGTGATCCAGGAGATTAAAAGCTTGGCCTCAACTGAGGATAGGGAGATTTCTTTTACTCTTTGTCGTCGTTCGCAGAATAAGGTTAGCCATGAACTTGCCGCTTATGGCGGTAGTACCCCCCGAACCGCAGTGTGGTTGTACTCGGGGTTAGACTTCATTGTAAACTTGGTTGTGGCTGAGAGGCCCCTGTGAGTAATGAGAATCTcctttaccccgcaaaaaagaaggaTGATGTGTCGTCTTAGTCTCTGGAAGGTCCTCATAGGTGTatgatgtgcgtgtgtgcgttcctAGGGACGAGTGTATGTTTGTGTACGTGAGTGACTTCgattgtactatgttaaaaaaacgAATATGAGTTTAGGCCCCACACGTTGTCACGTGCCATGCAAAGGTAGGTAGGGATGTGGCCGTTGAGACGATGAACGCGGTCTCCGTTTCCGGTCGAAGGAAGTAAGAAAACACTCCTTCATGGCCAGGTAACCGAACAAAGCAGGATCCTCTcctttttgtaattcaaatcataTCTTCGTGCTCGAACATTTGTTGAGAAAAGAACAAAAAAGCAAAAGACAGCAACACTGCCCGTGGTTTTGCTTTCCTCACATGAACAAAATTAATACCGGAGATTCAGAAATTAAGGAGCAGTATGAAGTAGCGCATGAACACAAGCACGGGGAGGGCGCCTTTCACCTCTGGACCACAAGATTTCCACTCCTTCCCTCgacccctctccccctataaaAAGCCCGCCAGCACCCTGCAGCCCTTCGCACAAAGCTCCTCTGAAATCCACATTGTCCTGTTCTGCCCTGCGGCGAGGAAGCCATTTTAGCAGGTTTTGGGTTGTGTTGTTAGATGGATGTGGGGTTTGTGTTGGTTAGGTCCGTTGTTCCTTAATCAGTGTTTTTCTTGATGTCGTTTGCTTTGCTAGGTGGGAAAGAGTTCGGAAAACAATGGCCGCGATGGGTGGGGACCAAAGGCAAATGATGGAAGATGCGGCGGAGGACAAGTTCCCGGAGGGGTTACGAGTCCTCGCCGTGGACGACGACCGCGTCTGCCTTAAGGTGCTAGAGAACCTCTTGCGCGGGTGCAAATACCACAGTGAGTCTCCTGAATCTTGATCCGTCCGCTTCGCCAAAGTCCATTAGGATCGGAGCCTTGTGATCTTTTTGTTTCTCTGCGAATAATGCTTTGTGCGATGCAGCAACGACTGTGAAGGATGCCACGACGGCGCTGAAGATTCTCAGGGCGGGGAAGGAGAAGTTCGACCTGGTCATCACCAACGTGCGCATGCAGGACATGGACAGCTTGAAGCTCCTCGAGCGCATCCGCCTCGAGATGGATCTGCCCGTCATCAGTACACTCACTGCTCAATTCTAAGTCCTAGTTTTATTTTTGTGTGTATGAGCTGACAATTCTCTTTGAGAACGTACATCTAATCCTGAATCTTGGATATACAGTGAGAGGACATCCATTCCTTTGGGCAGCACGTGAGATCCTATATATTCAGCACGATTTTAGGAAACCAAATACACATGCACGCCACACTCACCCTATTTTTAACTTTGGGGAAATCGAAAGAGTGGGATCCCCTTTCAGCCCGAACCAACGGGATCCCATCTAACCATTCATCTGTCCGATCGGATGGCCAGTGGGCCGGGTAGTAGAGCGGAGGTGAATCGACACATTAGTGAATTAGGAGGGGGCTGGATCACAGGATCCCTAGTGGTATCGGTTCCTTGCCCGAACCAATGGGATCCAACCTAATTGCTCATCCATTGATCAAATGGCTAGTGGGGGCAGGGGAATGGAAGTGGTAGCATGTGATTTATGAGATCCAACTAATGATTGACTTAAATAATTGTGTTGATTGTTTTTAGTATGCTATAAACATGGTCATGTGTACCATATATAATTATAAGTAGGCAACAagataccccccccccccatagGAACCGATTGTATTTTTGATCAATTGATGTCCCAATTCCATTAAAACATGCCGTCTGGATTCAGTATAAATTTGTTTTAGAACTTCAATACGTAGTGCCTGAAGTCTAGAGTTCAATACCATCCATACAATATATATATGGTAATCTAGCTTAGTGTGAGTATGTGTCACTCCTATGCAATGTAGACCCACTACTCATATGTGTCCGGTGTGGGTGCATTGATGGACTTAATTTAATTTTGTATGCTCTCAATTGTAATAATCTAGTCATAAGAACCAAAATTATAATATATTTATATTTTCTGATATGACCAAATTATATTTAGTTGTTTTCTGAACTAATATTAAATGCCCAGTCCTTGCAATCACACAAAGTACAGAATTGCACCACCTGTTTGCTAGGGTGGCAGGAGTAATACAATTAGGAAACTACGTATGTTGTATCTACGTTATTAAAGGATTACCCATCTATAATCTGCTTGAGATTGTTTGTTAAAAGTACTTACTCTTGGGAATACCATATAAAGGAGTGCCACTTTAAAGCAGATACATTGAGTAGGTTAACCATGTAAAATATCTACAATCCTGAAGCTTTGTTGACTTTGAACTAGGACACTAATTTGTAGTCCCATTATTTTTGCCGGTGAGTGCAACCAAAAATACTTATTATCCTAAAATGTAATAAAAATACTTAAGATAATGGCGCTGCCAGGTGTATGACTACTTAACATGCTCAGAACATTACACGAGCCGATCACTTTTATCTAGTGCGCTAGAGAAACATGGTAAACCACCAATAATAGTAATTGATCTTCATGTTCACTAGTACTTAAATGTGATGATCTGATTTACCTAGTTAGAACATGGTGTTATGATGGTTTAGGCATTGTGTCATGGTTATTTTtatccattatttgttttttatacTATTAATTGAATGTGTGAATGTTTTTCCATTTAATTTGCACTGGAACACAAATTATATCATTGTCATGATAATCTGAAAATCATGTGGAAAACATGTTTGCTTCCCCAATTGCCCGACGCATTTGGAAAATATTGAATTCTGTTTTCTGTCTATAAGCACCAGTATGAAATTTTATGTCCAGTTCATAGATTTTCGTGAAGTACTAAACTCCAAAGCTAAGTCAGGTCATATGGCATGCAGTGCTATCTGAAGGTTGTGAAAAGAAGGCTATGATGAAGGGGATAAATCATGGGGCGTGTGACTATTTGTTGAAGCCAGTGCATACCAACGAGCTAAAAAATATATGGCAGCATGTTGAAAGCAGGAGAAATTCTGAAGCAATAAGGCACATCAGCAGGGACGATGATGACGACCAGAGATCACAGCTTGGGACTGCTACCAAGAACAACGATGGAGCTAATACTGACGAGAGCAAAGAGAGCACACATGCATCCTCTACCCAGAAGAAGCCAAAAGTGGCATGGACAATCGAGCTGCGTACAAAGTTTATGGAAGCTATCAACCAGATCGGCCTTTATAGTAAGACACACATTATGTCCTTATTAAATGACACAACACTTGTTGTTACTTGGGATTTTCCATTAATAATTTTTTGATTACATTACTATAGGGGCTACTCCAAAAAAGATTCTGGAGCTGATGAATGTGGATTACCTCACTAGAAAAAATGTATTGATTCATCTACAGGTTTATTTTCAACCATTTTCTTTATTTGTTACATGTTTGTGTTCCATTTATTCATAGTCTAACATTTTGTCATATATAAGTGTGAGCTTATATTTTTTGGGGGAACATATCAGTCAAAGGTTTATTAATGCACTCAACATGAAAATGTGTGTAATTGTAATATTTTTTGTCCTTGAAAATGTGAGGTTTATCTTATATAATGCATGCCCCATACTTTTTGAACCCATGCAACACTTTCAGTTGTTTTTATTCCCACATGTCCACCATTACTATTTCCCATGAACGTGCATCTCATATACATGTTTATTTTGTCTATATTGTTATTTCAGAAGTATAAATTGTACTTGAAAAAAGTCAACTCAAACCCACTTGGTGATGCATGTGTAAGATGGAACTCTTTCATGAACATTTGGGAGAGTTTTATGCATAACCATGAGCATGAAAGGTGGGGTGTGTCCTCAGGTGGCAGCGCCTCCTGGAGTCCGAACCATTACGGTGCAGCGGTTCACTTAGGTCAGCATACAAGCACCGAGGGGAGTATGTCCATGGGTTCATTAATCAGTGGTGGTACAATGCTGGGGTATTTGGTACCACAGACGCCCACTATGGGAATATTTTCTGGCTTGAATGAGCATATAGTTCCATTCAACATACCTAGCAACCCAAGATCTATAGGGATGTTgaatgcaaacatcaatgttccaATGGCAGCACCTCAGTTTGTTTACAGCGACCCAATCACTACAGTAGTGGCAGGCTTCAGCGAGAAGATGGCGCCATTCAACATAGCAAGCAAGATGGGCTCGGTTGGAATGATGTTAAATGGCAAGTATGCACCTGGTACAGGAAGAATTTCAGTGGCAGAGACTGAGATGGTTAACTATGGAAGAACTAGTTCTGCACTTTCCAACCATCAGACATATGATTTCGTCCCATTGACACATATGCATGATGTCGGTGATGCATCTGGTATTTTCCATGTGCAAGAAGGAACAGTTGATCAGCAAGCACCTAGTAGTCAACTGAATGGCATCAATGACTTGTCATCAGTCGGTATTAATGAAGTAAGAATGTTTCTCCTTGACATGTATCTAGTCTATGCATATGAAATTTTGAAATGAACATGTGTATTTAAATCAATCTTTCTTTCTTGTTGTAGGATTTCATTGGAGAGGATGCGGTCATGGATGGATAATGACACTTATGTTGGTTAACCCAACCTACATGCGAGATATTTTTCGCATGTGTGTTGGGCTCTTTTAACGTGCCATTCCTTTGTTCTTGCACAATGTACCATGAAACTGTCAGATTTATGTAGTCTAGTTGGAAGTACGGTCGTGTCGGGGCTTCTATTTTACTCCAGCTATTTTTTAAGTTTGTGTTGCCATCTGAGATCAAAATGGTGTTTGGTTATGTTTTTCTGATGTAAGCATTTTTGTTCTATATATTATTGATATGATGTTGCATCTTTTCCCGAGACAACATTTCAAGGTGAAGACATGTCCCCCTGTCTATGACATGGTCTTTAGGACGCATTTTTTAGACACGGCTTAGGGAAAATTCATACATTAAATTTTCTATAAAGGCATATACATGTTTTTCCCTGCATTTAATGTTCATTGCAAAAGTGTCAAAAGTAGAAACCGAGTGAAGAGAACCCTAGTCTTCATTATCCATGTATGAATGCTTTACTTTTCCAATTCTGATGTCGTGTGATAGCAGTTGCTTGCACTAATGTATTATCCTAATATTCTGTTCCTATTACCATATAACATAAAGGAAATTATTTAGTTTTGGATGTAGAAAATATTTATTTACTTTAATTGTGAAAGTCAGTGGTGCCTAACTTTTTTTGTGAATGGTGGTGCCTAACTTTTTTTGTGAATGGTGGTGCCTAACTTAAACATCTGCAGTCAAGAATAGGGTTTATGAACGCCTAGGCCATCATCACAACATCTTCAAACATCATGCAAATCATGCACCTGAATAATTATGTTATTAGATACAATATGCTATCTCAAACCCTATTAACTTCATTTAAGGGATATGGTGCTGCTTACTACTGTTGTGGAAAATGCTAACAAAAACTCAAAAATGACAATGGAaggaatcactagtagaaaaaggaccttatgtgagacacattagtcccggttcgattttggcccggtactaatggtatcattagtaccggttcgaacggctatgcattagtgccggttcgtgttgaacctttagtaccagttcgtgccatgaaccggtactaaaggggtggtggcagactggcgtcaggccggggccccacgagcccctttagtcccagtttgtggcacaaaccggtactaaagggccaatctttagtactggttcgtgccacgaaccggcactaaaggggtctaacctatagtctcggttggagacacaaaccgggactatagggcaattttcaaacttgaaaaaatcataactaaatcatcctaattgagaaaaatacatataatatataaaaatttgcagaacaaaaagatttagtgcatggacaacacataaaatcattctgcttgtttgcctcagccacttcaagaaaattatgcacacccttaatgtactcggaggtgtgtctgtcaccatacatccattgccggttcatctgcgtgcattatatataattatgtgtgtcaaaagtaagaaaatcagacaaatatctacctaaagtaagaaaatcagacaagtatcagaaagaagataagaacaaaaggctcaccacagtggtgccggcgacgagatcggtgcgggcgatcaACGGCGATGAAaatggggacggggcgtgacggaccgctaaatctagacaaatctcgaaaaaaatggagctccgaggtcgagcttcaagaggagaaagcttaactagtgtggctcgggcatttcatcgaacacctaatgtgcataggaggtgaactagagcacccaaatgccctctcctcgccggattgaaaaaacagagcactggagtgctctgccgcggcggtgggtatatataggaaagttatttgtcccggttcgtggcatgaaccgggactaaagcccccccttctgtcccggttcaagccacgaaccgggaccaatggttgtgggccaggagcgaggaccatcggtcccggttcgtggcttgaaccgggacaaatggttccacatgaaccgggaccaatgcccacgaggccccagccggccccctgggctcacgaaccgggtctaataccccccatgggtcccggttctcgaagaaccgggactaatggactgGCCAGGCACGAacggtagccctgttttctactagtgtgtgccACACCACACCACCTGATCAATAAAAATTAGTAGCGTCGGTCGTCTACCCAGAGCTACTATTACTTTAGGATCTATAGCGCCTGTTGAaagaaatgcgctactgctatttctTCTATGTGTACACTTTTATCAGTAGCGTGTTTTTCCACCCCGCGCTATAGGTAGTAGAAGTTAGCAGTACATATTTTGACTGgcgaccatagcagtagcgcgcatcGATGACCTGTGCTACTGTTATGGGCACCAGCCAAAATACCTACCacattccccctcttcctccttcctcccaCTTCCTTTCTCCTCCTCTCCTTGCACTTGCTTATTCGTTTCAAtgctccccctcttctttgcccctccaccacctccTCATTAATGCACTCCCTCCTCCCTCTTTCTTTCTTTGCtgagcagttgcaagatgtatgcccacacatgccccgcggacctcttcttcctgcgatttgattacatcttccagatgtttcaaatgaggacactcgattttacgttcgtccgcctATTGTGccgcacatgaactacatcgtcaggagagagcaagtcactgGTCTTGCAGTCACGGACCCATACTACATACATGGGGCTTCTTTTTAATCAATGAAGCCAACCGTCAATATGTGAGTCAGTACATcaaagaattcttggtcagcaataaggacaaagaaatgattctcctaccttatcatcccgggTAAGTCATCCGCAGATAGccactataacacatacatcctttcgtgcatttcaataattagtttgcatgcatggaggctaacttgatcgtgtattttgtgcagcggggggtgtcgtgccgttctcatCGTTCTTTACCTACATTACCCCCGCGCTCTATAATTGGACCTGTCGAAGAACATACAAAAGAAAGATTACACAAACATAAAGTTTGTTCTGGACAGAGCTCTCCTGGGCTTCAACATGCGAGGTGTctacatccaatgcaaaaaaacaaaaacaaataaggccgggctgtgtttcggccacaagactgacttctgttgcatccagcaaccggcaagaagtgagaatgatggattctacgtcatccatctaatgatggagtatagaagggatgtgcaatcactttgcatgaaatcttcatccgatactCATATCTAGAGATGGGTCGAATCCTTTGGAGCCTTGCCGGATAATCAACTTCAAAATGATTTCCACCGGATCCAGtaggaaat
This genomic window contains:
- the LOC123158505 gene encoding two-component response regulator ORR24-like — encoded protein: MGGDQRQMMEDAAEDKFPEGLRVLAVDDDRVCLKVLENLLRGCKYHTTTVKDATTALKILRAGKEKFDLVITNVRMQDMDSLKLLERIRLEMDLPVIMLSEGCEKKAMMKGINHGACDYLLKPVHTNELKNIWQHVESRRNSEAIRHISRDDDDDQRSQLGTATKNNDGANTDESKESTHASSTQKKPKVAWTIELRTKFMEAINQIGLYRATPKKILELMNVDYLTRKNVLIHLQKYKLYLKKVNSNPLGDACVRWNSFMNIWESFMHNHEHERWGVSSGGSASWSPNHYGAAVHLGQHTSTEGSMSMGSLISGGTMLGYLVPQTPTMGIFSGLNEHIVPFNIPSNPRSIGMLNANINVPMAAPQFVYSDPITTVVAGFSEKMAPFNIASKMGSVGMMLNGKYAPGTGRISVAETEMVNYGRTSSALSNHQTYDFVPLTHMHDVGDASGIFHVQEGTVDQQAPSSQLNGINDLSSVGINEDFIGEDAVMDG